In a single window of the Arthrobacter zhangbolii genome:
- a CDS encoding sulfite exporter TauE/SafE family protein, whose protein sequence is MSSGLLLTVLIAVFIGGIAQRVAGIGFGLLLAPFLIVALGPAPGVVVTNVCGAVAAGLVIRSVWRRIDWRMYRWLMPPAAAGVLLGTYAASQLPAPPLEIGVGVFMLAALTSSLLLTRTDVVLHGGPPKLAAGLLAGLSNSMAGAGVPAVSAYAVLARWPQPAFMATMQPFLASLSLATILVHAVLDPGQWPDLQWWIWLLLLVLTLGGLRTGAALAQHVPQAAARRAVIVLAYLGAASAVVKGVIGLQ, encoded by the coding sequence GTGAGTTCCGGACTGCTGCTAACCGTGCTGATTGCCGTCTTCATTGGTGGCATCGCCCAGCGTGTGGCCGGCATCGGTTTCGGCCTGCTGCTGGCACCGTTCCTTATTGTTGCCCTGGGCCCGGCTCCGGGCGTCGTCGTGACGAATGTGTGCGGGGCTGTCGCTGCCGGACTGGTGATCCGTTCAGTGTGGCGGCGGATCGACTGGCGGATGTATCGGTGGCTGATGCCGCCGGCGGCTGCCGGGGTGCTGCTGGGTACCTATGCCGCCTCACAGCTGCCCGCGCCGCCGCTGGAAATAGGTGTTGGCGTTTTTATGCTCGCCGCCCTGACCTCCTCCCTGCTGCTAACGCGGACCGACGTGGTGCTGCACGGCGGGCCGCCAAAGCTGGCCGCCGGCCTGCTCGCCGGTCTCAGCAATTCCATGGCCGGTGCCGGGGTGCCGGCAGTGAGCGCCTACGCCGTGCTGGCACGCTGGCCGCAGCCGGCATTTATGGCCACCATGCAGCCGTTCCTGGCGTCCCTGAGCCTGGCGACCATTCTGGTTCATGCCGTCCTGGATCCCGGCCAGTGGCCGGATCTGCAGTGGTGGATCTGGCTGTTGCTCCTGGTGCTGACGCTGGGCGGGCTGCGGACCGGAGCGGCGCTGGCACAGCATGTACCGCAGGCTGCTGCACGGCGGGCCGTGATTGTGCTGGCCTACCTCGGCGCTGCGTCTGCCGTGGTGAAAGGCGTCATCGGTTTGCAGTAA